In Tepidisphaeraceae bacterium, the genomic stretch GAGGACGATCCGGCACCGACGAAGAGGAAGATCGGAACGATTCATGACCCAGACCAAGACGCCAACCTCTCCTACTCGTCATGCTGATGACGCCTTCCTGCGCGCCAGGAACCTGACGAAATCGTTCCAGATGGGCGACAGCCGCGTGACGGTGCTGAAGAACGCCGACATCTCGATCAAGCCAGGCGAGTTCATCGCGATCGAAGGGCGGTCGGGATCGGGTAAGAGCACGCTGTTGCATTTGCTGGGCGCGCTGGACTCGGTGGACCAGGGCACCATCGAATTCGAAGGCCAAGACATCGCCCGCATGCCCGGCGAACAGCGCAGCCGGCTGCGCAACACGCAGTTTGGGTTCGTGTTCCAGTTCTACCACCTGCTGCCCGAGCTTAACGTGCTGCAGAACGCGATGCTGTCGCCGATGATCGAGCACAGCTGGTTCTCGTTCTCATCAAAGCGCAAGACGATCGAAACGCGCGCCACCGAACTGCTGACCTCGCTCGGCATGAGCCATCGGCTAAAGCATCGGCCCAACCAGCTGTCGGGTGGTGAACGGCAGCGGGTGGCGATCGCGCGGGCGCTGATGAACTCTCCGCGCGTGCTGTTCGCGGACGAACCGACCGGCAACCTCGACGCCGAGACCGGCCGGCAGATCATGGACGTGCTTGAGGGGCTGCACCGCGAACAAAACCAGACAATTGTCATGGTCACCCATGACCGCGCACTGGCACGCACCGCCGATCGGGTGTTAGTATTGAAAGACGGTGCGCTGGCGCCGGCGGAATGAGAGGAATTGCCGATTGCCGATTTGCGATTGCCGATTGAGGGATAAACGGTCCCACCTTCCAATCGAAAATCGACAATCGCAAATCGGCAATCTGGAGTACTTATGTCCCTGCAGGTTTGGGTCGACGGCAAGCTCGTCGACAAAGAACGCGCCACGGTGTCGGTCTACGACCATGGGCTGCTGTACGGCGACGGTGTGTTCGAGGGCATCCGCCTGTACGCCGGCAAGATCTTCCGCGCCGAAGAGCACATGCGACGGCTGTACGACTCGGCCAAGGCGATCCGCCTGGTCATCCCCTACACCGCCGAGCAGCTAACCGCCGCCATCTACGAGACGGCCAATGTCAACAAGCTCAGCGATTGCTACG encodes the following:
- a CDS encoding ABC transporter ATP-binding protein encodes the protein MTQTKTPTSPTRHADDAFLRARNLTKSFQMGDSRVTVLKNADISIKPGEFIAIEGRSGSGKSTLLHLLGALDSVDQGTIEFEGQDIARMPGEQRSRLRNTQFGFVFQFYHLLPELNVLQNAMLSPMIEHSWFSFSSKRKTIETRATELLTSLGMSHRLKHRPNQLSGGERQRVAIARALMNSPRVLFADEPTGNLDAETGRQIMDVLEGLHREQNQTIVMVTHDRALARTADRVLVLKDGALAPAE